In one Nostoc sp. KVJ3 genomic region, the following are encoded:
- a CDS encoding HhoA/HhoB/HtrA family serine endopeptidase, producing MQNQSRDGEHPSNSILSNTADVKYHNRAPWKKAAASLSLVLLGSGMTLAGGYMAGHSQQVSESASNLAVSRVSAAPPLAAGTDPNFVTQVVQRVGPAVVRIDSSRTVKAQIPEEFNDPFFQRFFGSQMPQQQNRVERGTGSGFIISADGRILTNAHVVDGADTVTVTLKDGRSFKGKVLGKDDLTDVAVVKIQADNLPLVALGNSDKLQPGEWAIAIGNPLGLDNTVTTGIISATGRSSNQIGAPDKRVEYIQTDAAINPGNSGGPLLNYRGEVIAMNTAIIQGAQGLGFAIPINTAQRISSQLIATGKVEHPYLGIQMVGLTPQLKQNINSDPNSGLSVNEDKGVLVVKVVPNSPAAKAGIRAGDVIQKLGGQAVTDASSVQKVVENSQVGGDLRMELRRNGQNLNIAIQPGAFPIQQVQ from the coding sequence ATGCAAAACCAATCTCGTGATGGAGAACACCCATCAAATAGCATTTTATCCAACACTGCTGATGTCAAATACCACAATCGAGCGCCCTGGAAAAAGGCTGCTGCCTCTCTATCACTGGTGCTGCTGGGATCGGGTATGACATTAGCCGGCGGCTATATGGCTGGACATTCTCAGCAAGTATCTGAAAGTGCATCTAATTTAGCAGTGAGTCGAGTCAGTGCCGCCCCTCCATTAGCCGCTGGCACAGATCCTAACTTTGTTACCCAGGTGGTGCAAAGGGTTGGCCCGGCTGTGGTGCGAATTGATTCTTCCCGAACCGTAAAAGCCCAGATACCAGAGGAATTTAACGATCCATTTTTTCAGCGCTTCTTTGGCTCTCAAATGCCACAACAACAGAATCGGGTAGAGCGGGGGACTGGTTCAGGTTTTATTATTAGTGCTGATGGTCGTATTCTGACTAACGCTCACGTAGTTGATGGTGCTGATACAGTAACAGTTACACTCAAGGATGGACGGAGCTTTAAAGGAAAAGTATTAGGAAAAGACGACTTGACTGATGTTGCTGTTGTCAAGATTCAGGCAGATAATCTGCCGTTAGTAGCATTAGGTAACTCAGATAAACTGCAACCAGGAGAATGGGCGATCGCGATCGGCAACCCCCTTGGACTAGATAATACAGTAACTACTGGCATCATCAGTGCTACCGGACGTAGTAGCAATCAAATCGGTGCCCCCGATAAGCGAGTAGAGTATATTCAAACTGATGCAGCGATTAATCCTGGAAATTCCGGCGGCCCCCTCCTAAATTATCGTGGTGAGGTAATTGCCATGAATACAGCCATTATCCAAGGGGCACAGGGATTAGGCTTTGCGATTCCTATCAACACAGCACAACGCATTTCTAGTCAACTAATAGCTACAGGTAAAGTAGAACATCCTTATCTGGGAATTCAGATGGTAGGGTTAACACCTCAACTAAAACAAAATATCAACTCAGATCCCAATAGTGGCTTGAGTGTGAATGAAGATAAAGGTGTATTAGTTGTGAAAGTTGTACCAAATTCACCAGCTGCCAAAGCAGGGATACGTGCTGGTGATGTGATCCAAAAACTTGGCGGGCAAGCAGTCACAGATGCTAGCAGTGTCCAAAAGGTAGTAGAAAATAGCCAAGTTGGGGGCGATTTGCGGATGGAATTACGTCGGAATGGGCAAAATCTTAACATCGCTATCCAACCCGGTGCTTTCCCCATACAACAAGTACAATAA